One Halomonas sp. M4R1S46 genomic window carries:
- a CDS encoding TRAP transporter large permease, translated as MDPVTSGILVIVALFVLMAIGTPIAFALGGVALAALVLDRGMGELTYFGETFFSSIASFGFVAIPMFILMGAAVASSPTGRDLYRSLDLWLGRMPGGLAISNIGACSIFAALSGSSPATSAAIGKLGIPEMRKRGYPDGVAAGCIAAGGTLGILIPPSVTMIVYGISTETSIGRLFIAGALPGLMLAGLFMAWTLIACKLAGGYGTPSPLAAAAHQVKQNVEGNLKALVRVVPFLVVVSGILFALYGGVATPSEAAGAGAFLCLALAILVYRMWQVKPLTLIMRDALRESVMIMLIIAAAEIFAFALSSLFITQTVAGAIADLEVNRWVLMAIINLFLLVAGFFLPPVAVIVMTAPILLPIILAANFDPYWFAVVLTINLEIGLITPPVGLNLFIIKGIAPDIELRDILMGSLPYALCMVLGIVLLCFFPGIATWLPDLIMSHS; from the coding sequence ATGGATCCAGTCACCAGCGGTATCCTGGTCATCGTCGCCCTGTTCGTGCTGATGGCGATCGGCACCCCCATCGCCTTCGCCCTGGGCGGTGTCGCGCTCGCCGCCCTGGTGCTCGACCGCGGCATGGGCGAGCTGACCTACTTCGGCGAGACCTTCTTCAGCAGCATCGCCTCCTTCGGCTTCGTGGCGATCCCCATGTTCATCCTGATGGGCGCCGCCGTGGCCTCCTCGCCCACCGGGCGCGACCTGTATCGCTCCCTCGACCTGTGGCTGGGCAGGATGCCCGGCGGCCTGGCGATCTCCAACATCGGCGCCTGCTCCATCTTCGCCGCCCTGTCGGGCTCCTCGCCGGCCACCAGTGCGGCGATCGGCAAGCTGGGCATTCCCGAGATGCGCAAGCGCGGCTATCCCGATGGCGTCGCCGCCGGCTGCATCGCCGCCGGTGGCACCCTGGGCATCCTGATCCCGCCCTCGGTGACCATGATCGTCTACGGCATCTCCACCGAGACCTCCATCGGCCGCCTGTTCATCGCCGGCGCCCTGCCCGGGCTGATGCTCGCCGGGCTGTTCATGGCCTGGACGCTGATCGCCTGCAAGCTGGCCGGCGGCTATGGCACCCCGAGCCCGCTGGCGGCGGCGGCCCACCAGGTCAAGCAGAACGTCGAGGGCAACCTCAAGGCGCTGGTGCGGGTGGTGCCCTTCCTGGTGGTGGTCAGCGGCATCCTGTTCGCCCTCTACGGCGGCGTCGCCACGCCCTCGGAGGCGGCCGGGGCCGGCGCCTTCCTGTGCCTGGCGCTGGCGATCCTGGTCTACCGCATGTGGCAGGTGAAGCCACTCACGCTGATCATGCGCGATGCCCTGCGCGAGAGCGTGATGATCATGCTGATCATCGCCGCGGCCGAGATCTTCGCCTTCGCCCTGTCGTCGCTGTTCATCACCCAGACGGTGGCCGGGGCGATCGCCGACCTCGAGGTCAATCGCTGGGTCCTGATGGCGATCATCAACCTCTTCCTGCTGGTGGCCGGCTTCTTCCTGCCCCCGGTGGCGGTGATCGTGATGACCGCGCCGATCCTGCTGCCGATCATCCTGGCGGCCAACTTCGACCCCTACTGGTTCGCGGTGGTGCTGACCATCAACCTGGAGATCGGCCTGATCACCCCGCCGGTGGGCCTCAACCTCTTCATCATCAAGGGCATCGCCCCGGACATCGAGCTGCGCGACATCCTGATGGGGAGCCTCCCCTATGCGCTGTGCATGGTGCTGGGCATCGTCCTGCTGTGCTTCTTCCCGGGCATCGCCACCTGGCTGCCCGACCTGATCATGAGCCACTCATAA
- a CDS encoding malonyl-CoA decarboxylase, which yields MNMSFLQEMFSTITQRDALRRRRSDERLPASHGRLAESCRALLESDGEASSITLAGRCLELYSRLDDQEKRRFFERLTEDFSADPERIDQAYARYRDSRDNRALQALFDACEPSRQEVLRRLNLTSGGTHELVRMREDLLPLLPEHPELGALNADFAHLFASWFNRGFLVLKRIDWNTPAAILERIIHYEAVHEIQDWNDLRRRLDARDRRCFAFFHPAIGDEPLIFVEVALNKGLPDQIQAILHGHDNDVEVSDAADTAAFFGISNCQTGLRGISFGNFLIKQVVQELKQELPRLRHFVTLSPVPGFRQWLETTCLGDDAPLAGDARRTLAALEADDWHRDPERAAALEEVVKPLAAHYLLREKNRRGLPLNPVARFHLGNGAELHRINWLGDVSAKGLRQAAGLMVNYLYVLDDIERNHEQYSTDGTIAHASGIRDLDRRARKLLKGETAK from the coding sequence ATGAACATGAGCTTCCTCCAGGAAATGTTCAGCACCATCACCCAGCGCGATGCCTTGCGTCGGCGGCGCAGCGACGAGCGACTGCCGGCCAGCCATGGTCGCCTGGCCGAGTCCTGCAGGGCGCTGCTGGAGAGCGACGGCGAGGCGTCGAGCATCACCCTCGCCGGGCGTTGCCTGGAGCTCTACTCACGGCTCGACGACCAGGAGAAGCGGCGCTTCTTCGAGCGCCTCACCGAGGACTTCTCCGCGGATCCCGAGCGCATCGACCAGGCCTATGCCCGGTATCGGGACTCGCGGGACAACCGCGCCCTGCAGGCGCTGTTCGATGCCTGCGAGCCGAGTCGCCAGGAGGTGCTGCGGCGGCTCAACCTGACCAGCGGCGGCACCCATGAGCTGGTGCGCATGCGCGAGGACCTGCTGCCGCTGTTGCCCGAGCATCCCGAGCTGGGCGCGCTGAATGCCGACTTCGCGCACCTGTTCGCCTCCTGGTTCAACCGCGGCTTCCTGGTGCTCAAGCGCATCGACTGGAACACCCCCGCCGCCATCCTCGAGCGCATCATCCACTACGAGGCGGTCCACGAGATCCAGGACTGGAACGACCTGCGGCGGCGCCTGGACGCCCGCGACCGCCGCTGCTTCGCCTTCTTCCACCCGGCGATCGGCGACGAGCCGCTGATCTTCGTCGAGGTCGCCCTGAACAAGGGCCTGCCCGACCAGATCCAGGCGATCCTCCACGGCCACGACAACGATGTCGAGGTATCGGACGCCGCCGACACCGCGGCCTTCTTCGGCATCAGCAACTGCCAGACCGGCCTGCGCGGGATCTCCTTCGGCAACTTCCTGATCAAGCAGGTCGTCCAGGAACTGAAGCAGGAACTGCCCAGGCTGCGCCACTTCGTCACCCTGTCACCGGTACCCGGCTTCCGGCAGTGGCTCGAGACCACCTGCCTGGGCGACGACGCCCCGCTCGCCGGCGACGCGCGCCGGACCCTCGCGGCTCTCGAGGCCGACGACTGGCACCGGGACCCGGAACGGGCCGCCGCGCTCGAGGAGGTCGTCAAGCCGCTGGCCGCGCACTACCTGCTGCGCGAGAAGAACCGCCGTGGCCTGCCGCTCAACCCGGTGGCCCGCTTCCACCTCGGCAACGGCGCGGAGCTGCATCGCATCAACTGGCTGGGCGACGTGTCCGCGAAGGGCCTGCGCCAGGCCGCCGGCCTGATGGTCAACTACCTCTACGTGCTCGACGACATCGAACGCAATCACGAGCAATACAGCACCGACGGCACCATCGCCCACGCCTCGGGCATCCGCGACCTCGACCGGCGCGCCCGCAAACTGCTCAAGGGAGAGACTGCAAAATGA
- a CDS encoding malonate--CoA ligase, producing MTHNLFDTLARRMQGRGDAEFIITREGRGYTYAQALAATTRLAGALTALGVTPGDRVAVQVDKSPETVLLYLACLRIGGVYLPLNTGYTGEEIRYFLGDAEPALFVCRPRDLDTARQIAGECGCPAAESLGTGGDGSLMAQVETATPRDDIVPRGERDLAAILYTSGTTGRSKGAMLTHDNLRSNAEALVASWHFTEADRLIHALPIFHTHGLFVACNVVMMSGASMLFLPRFDADVIFEELPRATVMMGVPTFYTRLLQDARLTREMTANMRLFVSGSAPLTAETHQAFEQRTGHAILERYGMTETNMNLSNPYDGRRIAGTVGRPLPGVEIRITDLETGEPVADGEIGMLQVRGPNVFIGYWRMPEKTREELLEDGFFITGDLARIEEHGYVQIVGRDKDLVISGGYNVYPKEIEQIIDELDGVDESAVIGVPHPDFGEGVTAVVVPRPGAEIDEARVIESLAGRLARYKQPKRVFFVDELPRNTMGKVQKNQLRQQFQDTYAAS from the coding sequence ATGACCCACAACCTCTTCGACACCCTGGCTCGCCGCATGCAAGGCCGGGGCGACGCCGAGTTCATCATCACCCGCGAGGGGCGCGGCTACACCTATGCCCAGGCCCTGGCGGCGACGACCCGCCTGGCGGGCGCCCTGACCGCACTGGGCGTGACCCCCGGCGACCGCGTCGCCGTGCAGGTCGACAAGAGCCCCGAGACCGTCCTGCTGTACCTGGCCTGCCTGCGCATCGGCGGCGTCTACCTGCCGCTCAACACCGGCTACACCGGCGAGGAGATCCGCTACTTCCTGGGCGACGCCGAGCCCGCGCTGTTCGTGTGCCGTCCCCGGGACCTCGACACCGCCCGGCAGATCGCCGGGGAATGCGGTTGCCCGGCGGCCGAGAGCCTCGGCACCGGGGGCGACGGCAGCCTGATGGCGCAGGTCGAGACGGCCACCCCGCGCGACGACATCGTGCCCCGCGGCGAGCGCGATCTGGCGGCGATCCTCTACACCTCGGGCACCACCGGGCGCTCCAAGGGGGCCATGCTGACCCATGACAACCTGCGCTCCAACGCCGAGGCGCTGGTGGCGAGCTGGCATTTCACGGAGGCCGACCGGCTGATCCACGCCCTGCCGATCTTCCATACCCACGGCCTGTTCGTGGCCTGCAACGTGGTGATGATGTCCGGCGCCAGCATGCTGTTCCTGCCGCGCTTCGATGCCGACGTGATCTTCGAGGAGCTGCCGCGGGCCACCGTCATGATGGGGGTGCCGACCTTCTACACGCGCCTGCTGCAGGACGCGCGGCTGACCAGGGAGATGACCGCCAACATGCGCCTGTTCGTCTCCGGTTCGGCGCCGCTGACCGCCGAGACCCATCAGGCCTTCGAGCAGCGCACCGGCCACGCCATCCTCGAGCGCTATGGCATGACCGAGACCAACATGAACCTCTCCAATCCCTACGACGGGCGGCGCATCGCCGGCACCGTGGGCCGGCCACTGCCCGGCGTGGAGATCCGCATCACCGACCTCGAGACCGGCGAGCCCGTCGCCGACGGCGAGATCGGCATGCTCCAGGTACGCGGGCCCAACGTGTTCATCGGCTACTGGCGGATGCCCGAGAAGACCCGGGAGGAACTGCTCGAGGACGGCTTCTTCATCACCGGCGACCTGGCCCGGATCGAGGAGCACGGCTACGTGCAGATCGTCGGCCGCGACAAGGACCTGGTGATCTCCGGCGGCTACAACGTCTACCCCAAGGAGATCGAGCAGATCATCGACGAGCTCGACGGGGTCGACGAGTCCGCCGTGATCGGCGTGCCGCACCCCGACTTCGGCGAGGGCGTGACCGCCGTGGTGGTGCCGCGCCCCGGCGCCGAGATCGACGAGGCCAGGGTCATCGAATCGCTGGCGGGCCGGCTGGCCAGGTACAAGCAGCCCAAGCGGGTGTTCTTCGTCGACGAGCTGCCGCGCAACACCATGGGCAAGGTGCAGAAGAACCAGCTGCGACAGCAGTTCCAGGACACCTACGCCGCATCCTGA
- a CDS encoding Asp/Glu racemase: protein MPVTAYRIGQIVPSSNTTMETEIPALLRAREAVAPERFTFHSSRMRMKQVTREELAAMDDESERCALELSDAAVDVMGYACLVAIMSRGRGYHRDSQRRLHEVSVANGQPAPVVSSAGALTEGLAALGARRVAIITPYMKPLTRMVVDYIEAEGIRVVDSIALEIPDNLEVGRRDPMALVDIVGRLDLREADAVVLSACVQMPSLAAIQTVEDSLGLPVVSAATCTAFRMLRALDLAPRVPAAGRLLSGDYR, encoded by the coding sequence ATGCCTGTCACGGCCTATCGCATCGGCCAGATCGTGCCGAGCTCCAACACCACCATGGAGACCGAGATCCCGGCGCTGCTGCGCGCCCGGGAGGCGGTGGCGCCGGAGCGCTTCACCTTCCATTCCAGTCGCATGCGCATGAAGCAGGTGACCCGCGAGGAGCTCGCGGCCATGGACGATGAGTCCGAGCGCTGCGCCCTGGAGCTCTCCGACGCCGCGGTCGACGTGATGGGCTATGCCTGCCTGGTGGCGATCATGAGCCGTGGCCGGGGCTATCACCGCGACTCCCAGCGACGCCTGCACGAGGTGTCCGTCGCCAACGGCCAGCCGGCCCCGGTGGTCAGCAGCGCCGGTGCCCTCACCGAGGGCCTGGCGGCGCTGGGCGCCCGGCGCGTCGCCATCATCACGCCCTACATGAAGCCGCTGACCCGGATGGTGGTGGACTACATCGAGGCCGAGGGCATCCGGGTGGTCGACAGCATCGCCCTGGAGATCCCCGACAACCTGGAGGTCGGTCGCCGTGATCCCATGGCCCTGGTCGACATCGTGGGCCGCCTGGACCTTCGCGAGGCCGACGCCGTGGTGCTGTCGGCCTGCGTGCAGATGCCGTCGCTGGCGGCGATCCAGACGGTGGAGGACAGCCTGGGACTGCCGGTGGTCTCCGCCGCCACCTGCACCGCCTTCCGGATGCTCAGGGCCCTCGACCTGGCGCCCCGTGTGCCGGCAGCCGGCCGGCTGCTGAGCGGCGACTACCGCTAG
- a CDS encoding DUF2252 domain-containing protein: protein MSQPLTRHNRPRQVLDAITAANAGLSAEDRAAKYAKLAESPYRFFRGTNHLYWADVWHDWRFALYGGLPETQTWLQGDAHAYNFGAYGHHDDAVRYGMDDFDDALIGDYQYDLWRLAISLVLDARENAELSGKGTRKALDALVEAYVDELGGHVRGEEPLAVTLETARGPLAPFLEKVAAKRSRAKMLEKWTTPDDEGRRFAERPDKLARLPAHQASQLRKAIEEEYRQTLRGTRAEAEGDHFRVKDLARRLDAGTGSLGLERFYVLIEGGRDHEHDDVILDVKQQTPPEGWRLMNAAEKRAWRRAFPHEGARHAAAFSAIAEHPDLYLGWLHLGETVFSVRERSPFKDDFPTHKLDGAKPYRKLARQWGRILAREHLRGARALHPDDPARFARSVCARIEGRQDHFIAMVATLALSYADCVGQDYRTFVEAEATVEEEEGATAG from the coding sequence ATGTCGCAACCGCTCACCCGTCACAACCGTCCCCGCCAGGTCCTCGATGCCATCACCGCCGCCAATGCCGGCCTCTCCGCCGAGGATCGCGCGGCCAAGTACGCCAAGCTGGCGGAATCGCCGTATCGCTTCTTTCGCGGCACCAACCACCTCTACTGGGCCGATGTCTGGCACGACTGGCGCTTCGCCCTCTACGGCGGCCTGCCGGAGACCCAGACCTGGCTGCAGGGCGACGCCCATGCCTACAACTTCGGCGCCTACGGCCACCACGACGATGCCGTGCGCTACGGCATGGACGACTTCGACGATGCGCTGATCGGCGACTACCAGTACGACCTCTGGCGCCTGGCGATCAGCCTGGTGCTCGACGCCCGGGAGAACGCGGAACTCTCCGGCAAGGGCACCCGCAAGGCCCTGGATGCCCTGGTGGAGGCCTATGTGGACGAGCTGGGTGGGCATGTCCGCGGCGAGGAGCCCCTGGCGGTGACCCTGGAGACCGCCAGGGGGCCGCTCGCGCCCTTCCTGGAGAAGGTCGCCGCCAAGCGCAGCCGGGCGAAGATGCTCGAGAAGTGGACGACCCCCGATGACGAGGGCCGTCGCTTCGCCGAGCGGCCGGACAAGCTGGCCCGGTTGCCGGCCCACCAGGCCAGCCAGCTGCGCAAGGCCATCGAGGAGGAGTACCGCCAGACCCTGCGTGGTACGCGTGCCGAGGCCGAGGGGGACCACTTCCGGGTCAAGGACCTGGCGCGGCGGCTCGACGCCGGGACCGGGTCGCTGGGGCTCGAGCGCTTCTACGTGCTGATCGAGGGCGGCCGGGACCACGAGCACGACGACGTCATCCTCGACGTCAAGCAGCAGACGCCCCCGGAGGGCTGGCGGCTGATGAACGCCGCCGAGAAGCGCGCCTGGCGCCGCGCCTTCCCCCACGAGGGCGCGCGCCACGCCGCGGCCTTCAGCGCCATCGCCGAGCACCCGGACCTCTACCTGGGCTGGCTGCACCTGGGCGAGACGGTGTTCTCGGTGCGCGAGCGCTCGCCCTTCAAGGACGACTTCCCGACCCACAAGCTCGACGGCGCCAAGCCCTACCGCAAGCTGGCCCGACAGTGGGGCCGGATCCTCGCCCGCGAGCACCTGCGCGGCGCCCGGGCGTTGCACCCGGACGACCCGGCGCGCTTCGCGCGCAGCGTCTGCGCGCGGATCGAGGGGCGGCAGGACCATTTCATCGCCATGGTGGCGACCCTGGCGCTGAGCTATGCCGACTGCGTCGGCCAGGACTATCGCACCTTCGTGGAGGCCGAGGCGACGGTCGAGGAGGAGGAGGGGGCGACGGCCGGCTAG
- a CDS encoding sodium-dependent transporter translates to MNKTRAQFSSRFGFLMAAAGAAVGLGNVWSFPSMAANNGGGAFLLLYVVMAFVLAYPALMAELTLGRHAQSGVIQAMSRVGGSGTAGRLGAAIGGLAILTACLGQAFYAIVTGWLIGFTVTPLLDVLGLDAWATIFGEGGFWKDWWLACAAMLVTVAVVLAGVNKGIERWSKRLMPLLIVLMLVLIGVVMTLPGAAQGLVAYLVPDVSRIDGQLVVDAMGQAFFSLSIGVGAMVIYGSYLSRDAHLPRTGAQVMFIDMGVAFIAGMLIVPAMFVADELGVGIFDASGQLQSSTTLLFDVMPAMFDALGGLGTGLEILFFALLSIAALTSMFPVLEVPVATLAETGRVSRTWATLLMGGLIFAVSTLILMHFEVLFGLAIQVTISYNMPLIGALVCLYVGWLLSRNAKLQELRRGAPEIEQGLFWKLWPWYIRFVCPVLPLVVLVNSL, encoded by the coding sequence ATGAACAAGACAAGAGCACAGTTCTCCTCCCGCTTCGGCTTCCTGATGGCCGCGGCCGGCGCCGCCGTGGGCCTCGGCAACGTCTGGAGCTTCCCCTCCATGGCCGCCAACAACGGCGGCGGCGCCTTCCTGCTGCTGTATGTGGTGATGGCCTTCGTCCTGGCCTATCCGGCGCTGATGGCCGAGCTGACCCTGGGACGCCATGCCCAGAGCGGGGTCATCCAGGCCATGTCGCGAGTCGGCGGTAGCGGCACCGCCGGTCGCCTGGGCGCCGCTATCGGGGGGCTGGCCATCCTCACCGCCTGCCTCGGCCAGGCCTTCTACGCCATCGTCACCGGCTGGCTGATCGGCTTCACGGTGACGCCACTGCTCGACGTACTGGGCCTCGACGCCTGGGCCACGATCTTCGGCGAGGGCGGCTTCTGGAAGGACTGGTGGCTGGCCTGCGCGGCCATGCTGGTGACCGTCGCGGTGGTGCTGGCCGGCGTCAACAAGGGCATCGAACGCTGGTCCAAGCGCCTGATGCCGCTGCTGATCGTGCTGATGCTGGTGCTGATCGGCGTGGTCATGACCCTGCCCGGGGCCGCCCAGGGGCTCGTCGCCTACCTGGTGCCGGACGTCTCGCGAATCGATGGCCAACTGGTGGTGGACGCCATGGGCCAGGCCTTCTTCTCGCTGTCCATCGGCGTCGGCGCCATGGTGATCTACGGCTCCTACCTGAGCCGGGATGCCCACCTGCCCAGGACCGGTGCCCAGGTGATGTTCATCGACATGGGCGTGGCCTTCATCGCCGGCATGCTGATCGTGCCGGCGATGTTCGTGGCCGACGAGCTGGGAGTGGGTATCTTCGATGCCAGCGGGCAGCTGCAGAGTTCCACGACCCTGCTGTTCGACGTCATGCCGGCGATGTTCGATGCGCTCGGCGGGCTGGGGACGGGGCTCGAGATCCTGTTCTTCGCCCTGCTGTCGATCGCCGCCCTGACCTCGATGTTCCCGGTGCTCGAGGTGCCGGTCGCCACCCTGGCGGAGACCGGCCGCGTCTCGCGCACTTGGGCGACCCTGCTGATGGGCGGGCTGATCTTCGCCGTCTCGACGCTGATCCTGATGCACTTCGAGGTGCTCTTCGGCTTGGCGATCCAGGTCACCATCAGCTACAACATGCCGCTGATCGGCGCCCTGGTGTGCCTCTACGTGGGCTGGCTGTTGTCGCGCAACGCCAAGCTCCAGGAGCTGCGCCGGGGCGCGCCGGAGATCGAGCAGGGCCTGTTCTGGAAGCTGTGGCCCTGGTACATCCGCTTCGTCTGCCCGGTGTTGCCGTTGGTGGTGCTGGTCAACAGCCTCTAG
- a CDS encoding alpha/beta hydrolase, which produces MTRDALERDYSPSRYARDFAATLARQAAEGAALVEVHRPARLRYADDPEGCTDLFLPAGPGPWPLMVFIHGGYWQELDHTATDFLAARYLARGMAFASLGYGLAPRVSIETMIAQCRQGLAAAVDAVVEQGGVARRVLGGHSAGAQLACRVSAAEACSPDGVTIDALLLVSGVYDLTPLVDTYVNAPLGLDPARARSLSPLFDDLSGLPPTELLVAEHDTPAFRSQALDFRAAVLAAGGAARLRDLPGRDHFDILDHL; this is translated from the coding sequence ATGACCCGCGACGCCCTGGAGCGCGACTACTCGCCGAGCCGCTACGCCCGCGACTTCGCCGCCACCCTGGCCCGCCAGGCGGCCGAGGGGGCCGCCCTGGTCGAAGTCCATCGGCCGGCGCGGCTGCGCTATGCCGACGATCCCGAGGGCTGCACCGACCTCTTCCTGCCGGCCGGGCCGGGGCCCTGGCCGCTGATGGTGTTCATCCATGGTGGCTACTGGCAGGAACTGGATCACACCGCCACCGACTTCCTGGCCGCGCGCTACCTGGCCCGGGGCATGGCCTTCGCCTCGCTGGGCTATGGCCTGGCGCCACGGGTCTCGATCGAGACCATGATCGCGCAGTGCCGTCAGGGCCTCGCGGCAGCGGTGGACGCGGTGGTGGAGCAGGGCGGCGTCGCCCGGCGGGTGCTGGGCGGGCACAGCGCCGGCGCCCAGCTGGCCTGCCGAGTGTCCGCCGCCGAGGCGTGCTCGCCGGACGGCGTGACCATCGACGCGCTGCTGCTGGTCAGCGGCGTCTACGACCTGACGCCTCTGGTCGACACCTACGTCAACGCGCCCCTGGGACTCGACCCGGCCCGCGCGCGTTCGCTGAGCCCGCTGTTCGACGATCTCTCGGGCCTGCCGCCCACGGAGTTGCTGGTCGCCGAGCACGATACCCCCGCCTTCCGGAGCCAGGCGCTCGACTTCCGGGCCGCGGTGCTGGCCGCCGGCGGCGCGGCCCGGCTGCGCGACCTGCCGGGCCGCGATCACTTCGACATCCTCGACCATCTCTAG
- the kynU gene encoding kynureninase, giving the protein MRVTLDHARDLDRQDPLAGFKQHFALPEGVLYLDGNSLGAQPGAARDAVAATLDQWRDELIKGWNQGWFDAPERLGNKLAPLVGAGEGEVVVTDNITLNLFKLLGYLTGQRTDGRRVVLSEGGNFPTDGYIAQGFCRLTDHEHRVLPEGADLAAHLDGVAVVVLSEVNYRTGRRRDMADTTRLVHAHGAEVVWDLAHSAGALPVALHDSGARYAVGCTYKYLNGGPGAPGFLYVRRDSQGEGWQPLSGWHGHAAPFAFDADYAPAANITRFRTGTHSALAYSALEASLAMWADVDMPALREKSLALTELFRECLADVLADYGIEDITPAAEARGSQVSLVDTEHGYAIVQALIARGVIGDYREPGLLRFGFTPLYLSHEDVWQAARHFREVVEGGEYRDPRFSVRAAVT; this is encoded by the coding sequence ATGAGGGTGACCCTCGACCACGCTCGCGACCTCGACCGCCAGGACCCCCTGGCGGGCTTCAAGCAGCACTTCGCCCTGCCCGAGGGCGTACTCTACCTCGACGGCAACTCCCTGGGCGCCCAGCCCGGGGCCGCCCGCGACGCCGTGGCCGCGACCCTGGACCAGTGGCGCGACGAGCTGATCAAGGGCTGGAACCAGGGCTGGTTCGATGCCCCGGAGCGCCTCGGCAACAAGCTCGCCCCCTTGGTCGGGGCCGGCGAGGGCGAGGTGGTCGTCACCGACAACATCACCCTCAACCTCTTCAAGCTGCTCGGCTACCTCACCGGCCAGCGGACCGACGGCCGACGCGTGGTGCTCAGCGAGGGCGGCAACTTCCCCACCGACGGCTACATCGCCCAGGGCTTCTGTCGCCTCACCGACCACGAGCACCGCGTCCTGCCCGAGGGCGCCGACCTGGCCGCGCACCTGGACGGCGTGGCCGTGGTGGTGCTCAGCGAGGTCAACTACCGTACCGGCCGTCGCCGCGACATGGCGGACACCACCCGGCTGGTTCACGCCCATGGCGCCGAGGTCGTCTGGGACCTGGCTCATTCGGCCGGGGCCCTGCCGGTGGCGCTCCACGATAGTGGGGCGCGCTATGCGGTGGGCTGCACCTACAAGTACCTCAACGGTGGTCCCGGGGCCCCGGGCTTCCTGTATGTCCGCCGCGACAGCCAGGGGGAGGGCTGGCAGCCCCTCTCCGGCTGGCATGGCCACGCCGCGCCCTTCGCCTTCGACGCCGACTATGCGCCGGCGGCGAACATCACCCGCTTTCGCACCGGCACCCACTCGGCGCTGGCCTACAGCGCCCTGGAGGCCTCCCTGGCGATGTGGGCCGACGTCGACATGCCGGCCCTGCGCGAGAAGAGCCTGGCGCTGACCGAGCTGTTCCGCGAGTGCCTGGCCGACGTGCTGGCGGACTACGGCATCGAGGACATCACCCCGGCGGCGGAGGCACGCGGCAGCCAGGTATCGCTGGTGGATACCGAGCACGGCTATGCCATCGTCCAGGCGCTGATCGCCCGCGGGGTGATCGGCGACTATCGCGAGCCGGGCCTGCTGCGCTTCGGCTTCACGCCGCTCTACCTGAGCCATGAGGATGTCTGGCAGGCGGCCCGCCACTTCCGCGAGGTGGTGGAAGGCGGCGAGTACCGGGACCCGCGGTTCAGCGTTCGCGCCGCCGTGACCTGA
- a CDS encoding Lrp/AsnC family transcriptional regulator has translation MLALDRFDLKILHALQRDARLTLGALSEAVALSASQCSRRIARLEQEGVIEGYSLRLNPAALGLAVTAFIFISVDKRRMHTPREAVAALLAREEVIECHTVTGSHDFILKVMVESLGALSRFLAEAVSPMEGLHDIATQVAMESLKTNGPLKVEAG, from the coding sequence ATGCTTGCCCTGGACCGCTTCGACCTGAAGATCCTGCATGCCCTGCAGCGGGATGCTCGCCTCACCCTCGGCGCCCTCTCCGAGGCGGTGGCCCTCTCCGCCAGCCAGTGCTCGCGACGCATCGCGCGGCTCGAGCAGGAGGGGGTGATCGAGGGCTATTCGCTGCGTCTGAACCCGGCGGCCCTGGGCCTGGCGGTGACGGCCTTCATCTTCATCTCGGTGGACAAGCGGCGCATGCACACGCCCCGGGAGGCCGTCGCGGCCCTGCTGGCCCGGGAGGAGGTCATCGAGTGCCATACCGTCACCGGCAGCCACGACTTCATCCTCAAGGTGATGGTGGAGAGCCTGGGGGCGCTGTCGCGGTTCCTCGCCGAGGCCGTGAGCCCGATGGAGGGCCTCCACGACATCGCGACGCAGGTGGCCATGGAGTCGCTCAAGACCAACGGGCCGCTGAAGGTCGAGGCCGGATAG